GCAGGTTCTTACGCGTTACTCACCCGTCCGCCACTGGAAACACCACTTCCCGTCCGACTTGCATGTGTTAAGCATGCCGCCAGCGTTCATCCTGAGCCAGGATCGAACTCTCCATGAGATTCTTAGTTGCATTACTTATAGCTTCCTTGTTCGTAGACAAAGCGGATGCGGATTCGGAATTGTCTTTCATTTCAAGGCATAACTTGTATCCATGCGCTTCATATTCGCTTGGAGTTCGCTCCAAGAAATATAGCCATCCCTACCCCCTCACGTCAATCCCACGAGCCTCTTATCTATTCTCATTCGATCACGACGGCGGGGGAACAAGTCAAAATAGAAAAACTCACATTGGGTTTAGGGATAATCAGGCTCGAACTGATGACTTCCACCACGTCAAGGTGACACTCTACCGCTGAGTTATATCCCTCCCCTTGCCCCCATCGAGAAAGAGAACTGACTAATCCTAAGGCAAAAGGTCGAGAAACTCAACGCCACTATTCTTGAACAACTTGGAGTCGGGCCTTCTTTTCGCACTATTACGGATACGAAAATAATGGGAAAAAATTGGATTCAATTGTCAACTGCTCCTATCGGAAATAGGATTGACTACGGATTCGAGCCATAGCACATGGTTTCATAAAAGCGTATGATTTTCCCGATCTAAATAAAGCAGAAGAAGATTTGGCTCAGCATGTTCTATTCGATACGGGTAGGAGAAGACCCCGACTCGGTATTCTTAAAAAAATAGAGAAATCAGAACCAAGTCAAGATAATACGGATCAACCCCTTCTTCTTGCGCCAAAGATCTTACATTTCCGAAGGAACTGGAGTTACATCTCTTTTCCATTTCCATTCAAGAGTTCTTATGTGTTTCCACACCCCTTTGAGACCCCGAAAAATGGACAAATTCCTTTTCTTAGGAACACATACAAGATTCGTCACTACAAAAAGGATAATGGTAACCCCACCATTAACTATTTCATTTATTAACTACTTCATTTATGAATTTCATAGTAATAGAAATAAAATACATGTATATCCTACCGAGACAGAATTTGTAACTTGCTATCCTCTTGCCTAGCAGGCAAAGATTTACCTCCGTGGAAAGGATGATTCATTCGGATCGACATGAGAGTCCAACTACATTGCATTGTCAGAATCCATGTTGTATATTTGAAAGAGGTTGACCTCCTTGCTTCTCTCATGGTACAATCCTCTTCTCGCTGAGCCCCTTTCTCCTCGGTCCACAGAGACAAAATGTAGGACTGGTGCCAACAGTTCATCACGGAAGAAAGGACTCACTGAGCCGGGATCGCTAACTAATACTAATCGAATACTAATAGAATAGAAAATACTAATAGAATTAGAATAGAAAATACTAATAGAATAGAAAAGAACTGTCTTTTCTGTATACTTTCCCCGGTTCCGTTGCTACCGCGTGCTTTACGCAATCGATCGGATCATATAGATATCCCTTCAACACAACATAGGTCATCGAAAGGATCTCGGAGACCCACCAAAGCACGAAAGCCAGGATCTTTCAGAAAATGGATTCCTATTCGAAGAGTGCATAACCGCATGGATAAGCTCATACTAACCCGTCAATTTGGGATCCAATTCGGGATTTTCCTTGGGAGGTGTCGGGAAGGAATTGGAATGTAATAATATCGATTCATACAGATATAGAAGAAAAGGTTCTCTATTGATTCAAACGCTGTACCTATGGGATAGGGATAGCGAAAGAGGAAAAACCGAAGATTTCACATAGTACTTTTGATCGAAAAATCAATCTGATTTATTTCGCTCAATGAGAAAACAATGAGAAAATGGGTCAGATTCTACAGGATCAAACCTATGGGACTTAAGGAATGACGGAAGGGAATAAAAAAGAATAAAAAGAAAGAGAGGGAAAAATAAATAAAAATAAATAAAAATAAGAAGTAGAAGAACCCAGATTCCAAATGAACAAATTCAAACTTGAAAAATATTTCTGATTCTCGAAGAATGAGGGGGCAAAGGGATTGGTCGAGAAAGATCTCTTGTTCTTATTATAAGATCGTGATTGGATCCGCATATGTTTGGTAAAAAGAAGAATCTTCTCCTTTCAAAAAAGGAAAGTGTTCAATTGGAACATGAAAACGTGACTGAATTTGTCCTAGTTACTCTTCGGGACGGAGTGGATGAAGGGAGGAACTTCTCGAACGAGGAAAAGGATCCAATGACTTCGAAAGAATTGAACGAGGAGCCGTATGAGGTGAAAATCTCATGTACGGTTCTGTAGAGTGGCAGTAAGGGTGACTTATCTGTCAACTTTTCCACTATCACCCCCAAAAAACCAAACTCTGCCTTACGTAAAGTTGCCAGAGTACGATTAACCTCTGGTTTTGAAATCACTGCTTATATACCTGGTATTGGCCATAATTTACAAGAACATTCTGTAGTCTTAGTAAGAGGGGGAAGGGTTAAGGATTTACCCGGTGTGAGATATCACATTGTTCGAGGAACCCTAGATGCTGT
The sequence above is a segment of the Hevea brasiliensis chloroplast, complete genome genome. Coding sequences within it:
- the rps12 gene encoding ribosomal protein S12, with the protein product MPTIKQLIRNTRQPIRNVTKSPALGGCPQRRGTCTRVYTITPKKPNSALRKVARVRLTSGFEITAYIPGIGHNLQEHSVVLVRGGRVKDLPGVRYHIVRGTLDAVGVKDRQQGRSKYGVKKPK